The nucleotide window ACGAGCATATACAcaagtatattatatttcaatcaTCAAAGAATAGGATTTCAAGTATCCGTTTCTGAACATTTTTACGGCGTTCTTTTGTCATTTTTAATAACTCTGTTGTCACTAATTCCCCAAGTAGATGCTCTGAACTGCGCGCCGGTGCAGGATTTTGTGGTGTTTGGAACTTATTAATATGCTGGTGCTGTTGACCCGAAGTAACTGTTTGCTGTTGATGTGGCAATTGCTGATAAAGCTGAAAAAGGAAGTCAGCGTTCGCCGGAAACATGCCCTGTTGTTGGCTATTATTTGACGAACTGGGATTGCGTTGCATTGCCGCTGCAGAAGAAGTTGAAGCTGCACTATCATAGTTATTATTCTGGTTATCATTCAGTATAGCTTGAGGTTGCAAAAGACTACTACTATTGTCATCTGAATCGTCGTCCGTATCGTCAACGTATTGTGCGTTTGTTGAATTAGATGTATTATGTGCGCctgggtgttgttgttgctgcgaatgATTATTGTTATGAGTCATATTGGTAACATTGGAATTTAGATGTACACGCGGCTTTTTAGTATGATAGCTGCTACCAGTTGATGAGTCCAACTCATCATTATTGGAAGCATTAAATGTGTGTGAAGATATTTGATTGGAGGATGAAGACTGTGCTGTTGCTTGCTGTGCGCCATTTGTGGAGGAGTCTTTAAAAtagagaatttttaataatatattaatatacgtaGAATGTAGAAACTACATCAAATACCGTTTTTAACGAAATTAAAGATATATGTCCAGGTGgggtttaatttttactcatatTGGTGACTCTGCCGTAAATAATTAttcgtatttattttcattatttctaaaTACGTAAATGCACCACGCGTTGATTAAAGCCAACATGACAGATGCTACACGCATTTTAATATCCCTCACCCatcacacaaaaaaataactaatttaaaaaatttacctaaacttaaatttacttacTCCCTCCACTGTGATTGCCGTTTACTCCATCTAAAGGAGAAGATAATGGTGATTTCATTGATGAAGATGACGACGATATACCCATACCGTTGCTATTACCATTATGCGTTACCCCATTTCCATTCAAATGATTCCCATCACGATAGTGCTCATTATAATTTTGAGAGGAGTCGGCCATAGCGGCAGCTACAGCAGCTGCTTGATGATGATGAAGCTGTGATTGTGAGATTTGTTGTAACTGCTGTGAAGCCACTGCTGCAGCAAAATCTCGAAACATTTGATCCGCTTCTATTTTCACATGTCCATTTCCATTTTCTGGAACTGAAGAAGCTACAGCTGTTGAACCTAACACATTCATAGTATGTTGCGGATCTGATTGGTGGTAATGATGTTGAGAGACTGCAGAGTTTCCGAAGTGAGCTATATTTTTCATAGATCCATTTGATTTAGAATCCATATTGAACTCACTATAATTGGAACTGTTTACCGAGTGTGGTGATGTAAGAAAATTTGGCACATTTCTGTATGATTTTCGAGGCTGTATATGCTGGTcgagaaatttcattttttcgaGGTAGGGACGAGAAAGGTGTTCATATACCGGAGGATCTCCTTGTTTTCGTTGTGACACATATCGTTCTCGTAAATACTTCCATCGTTTCTTACATGTTTCAACTGAATAAGAGCATTCTtaggaatttgaaaatatttttggaatatgcAATACACTTACCATCTGTCctcaattttattgcaattgtttGCCAAGCCTCATCTTTAGTTTCATATTTTCCTCCAACTGCGCCAGGTCCATTACTGCCATTAAGGTAATATTTTTGACGATTGAAAATAACACCATGCTGAGCCACTTCATCAATTAACTGTTCATCCATCATTTTCTTAGTTAGtaggtatttatatttatttttgataagtCAACTAAGTTATAAATTTTAGGGTCTCTGTCACTTTAATACCTCATATATCACTTTAATTATcgctttattaaatttgttaattatttttgtctacTATTTATAATACAACATAATGCACTACCAAAATTTTCTTACACAAATTACggtatataaattttacaagTTACAATTGTTCTGACCTTTTCTATGATCATTTTGTTTtcactataattaggtatattctTGCGtagtaaaaacttaaattaatgaACATGAATAAAACAACCGCATATAAAATCAACTCTTCAGATTGTttgcagagaacgtataatatagagaaggttcatggtgtgccgattgtcaaaatggtcctcttttcgcaggggtactcgccaagatgagcgtgtttcaccacagaaaattattagcgtgtttcaccacaggtttaacatcagcgcactcgaaaatagcagaattgagcggtttcagtgttaaatgagaaaaattgtgttaatttgaatgttaataactgtacgcttacagattcgcttatatacagtgcgcaaacgactcgctatataatttcatttacatttaatatcaaaatacatacgtatatatgcaaaactttatgatttattccagaaaatgctttgaagtatataatgaaataattattttatatacatatgttaaaatataatataattatatactgcatacatatgaatatttattttctttggttattaaaagtttcgataatataccaaaagaataaaagttggcgcataatttgtaattatgtgtgcatgtaaacaaaatcgaaagaaccatacgcataatgtttgtaaatttgtttacatgcatatgtgcgtaaatatgagcctcatggttcgttgtaaaatcttcgttgccacagacaacgaatggccgcaaattgtgattttttgttctcaagtcaaagcagtgtcgcacgttcgaagggaagaggtccaggt belongs to Zeugodacus cucurbitae isolate PBARC_wt_2022May chromosome 6, idZeuCucr1.2, whole genome shotgun sequence and includes:
- the LOC105221412 gene encoding GATA zinc finger domain-containing protein 14, coding for MMDEQLIDEVAQHGVIFNRQKYYLNGSNGPGAVGGKYETKDEAWQTIAIKLRTDVETCKKRWKYLRERYVSQRKQGDPPVYEHLSRPYLEKMKFLDQHIQPRKSYRNVPNFLTSPHSVNSSNYSEFNMDSKSNGSMKNIAHFGNSAVSQHHYHQSDPQHTMNVLGSTAVASSVPENGNGHVKIEADQMFRDFAAAVASQQLQQISQSQLHHHQAAAVAAAMADSSQNYNEHYRDGNHLNGNGVTHNGNSNGMGISSSSSSMKSPLSSPLDGVNGNHSGGNSSTNGAQQATAQSSSSNQISSHTFNASNNDELDSSTGSSYHTKKPRVHLNSNVTNMTHNNNHSQQQQHPGAHNTSNSTNAQYVDDTDDDSDDNSSSLLQPQAILNDNQNNNYDSAASTSSAAAMQRNPSSSNNSQQQGMFPANADFLFQLYQQLPHQQQTVTSGQQHQHINKFQTPQNPAPARSSEHLLGELVTTELLKMTKERRKNVQKRILEILFFDD